A section of the Arcobacter roscoffensis genome encodes:
- a CDS encoding YaaA family protein: MKILLAPAETKNQGGTQKPYCKGNFFLKELFEKRDEIFQSYEQLLEESSIEELSKWFGLKKLEEVERYKESLKEKPTMKAIQRYNGVAFDAIEYESLDKKAQEYIDENVVLFSNLFGPIKANDLIPDYKYKQGAKLPNLAVEKFYLENFTDALDDYIGEEVLDLRAGHYEKFYKVKKANVLTFKFIKDGKVVSHWAKHYRGVLLKHLAVNNINNLSEFMESSIEGLKLVEIQEKKNIKLLIMEIEA; the protein is encoded by the coding sequence ATGAAAATTCTATTAGCCCCAGCAGAAACAAAAAATCAAGGTGGAACACAAAAGCCTTATTGTAAAGGAAACTTCTTTTTAAAAGAGTTATTTGAAAAAAGAGATGAAATCTTTCAAAGTTATGAACAGTTACTTGAAGAGTCTTCTATTGAAGAATTATCTAAATGGTTTGGTTTAAAAAAACTTGAAGAGGTAGAGAGATATAAAGAGAGCTTAAAAGAAAAGCCTACTATGAAAGCAATCCAAAGATACAATGGTGTTGCTTTTGATGCTATAGAGTATGAAAGTTTGGATAAAAAAGCTCAAGAGTATATAGATGAAAATGTGGTTTTATTTTCAAATCTTTTTGGTCCTATAAAAGCAAATGATTTAATCCCTGATTACAAATATAAACAAGGTGCAAAACTTCCTAATTTGGCTGTTGAAAAGTTTTATTTGGAGAACTTTACAGATGCTTTAGATGATTATATAGGTGAAGAGGTACTTGATCTAAGAGCAGGGCATTATGAAAAGTTTTATAAAGTAAAAAAAGCAAATGTTTTAACTTTCAAATTTATAAAAGATGGAAAGGTTGTTAGTCACTGGGCGAAACATTATCGAGGTGTTTTATTAAAGCACTTAGCAGTTAATAATATAAATAATTTATCAGAATTTATGGAAAGTTCTATTGAAGGTTTAAAATTAGTAGAGATTCAAGAGAAGAAAAATATAAAACTTTTAATCATGGAAATTGAAGCTTAA
- a CDS encoding small multi-drug export protein, whose product MIFILGVFIIVLYFINPLLASKITGMVFSNLLVGRVPSLSFGYAAELNHFWVISTNIYTEFIMVTILYPLFILSIKGIVKVQSLEKFFSQVERKKVIHKEKFDKYGRFGLFIFVFIPFWMTGPIVGSMIGYLIGMKHYTIIFTVFIATIVSITLWGIFLQEIIHLLISFDSQIVWLLLFVCVSALLIFRFKKVILGKIQEIFNKGKK is encoded by the coding sequence TTGATTTTTATTTTAGGTGTATTTATTATTGTTTTATACTTTATAAATCCACTTCTTGCAAGTAAAATTACAGGAATGGTTTTTTCAAATCTTTTAGTAGGTAGAGTTCCTTCCTTATCTTTTGGTTATGCAGCCGAGCTTAATCATTTTTGGGTAATTAGCACAAATATTTATACTGAATTTATAATGGTTACTATTTTATATCCTTTATTTATATTAAGTATAAAAGGGATTGTAAAAGTGCAAAGTCTGGAAAAGTTTTTTTCTCAAGTTGAAAGAAAAAAAGTTATACATAAAGAAAAGTTTGATAAGTATGGTAGATTTGGACTTTTTATTTTTGTGTTTATTCCTTTTTGGATGACAGGACCTATTGTTGGTTCAATGATTGGTTATTTAATAGGTATGAAACATTATACTATTATATTTACAGTTTTTATTGCAACTATAGTTTCTATTACACTATGGGGTATTTTTCTTCAAGAAATTATTCATTTACTTATAAGTTTTGATTCACAAATAGTGTGGCTATTGCTTTTTGTATGTGTTAGTGCACTTTTGATATTTAGGTTTAAAAAAGTGATTTTAGGTAAAATTCAAGAAATATTTAATAAAGGGAAAAAATGA
- a CDS encoding YchJ family protein has product MKISANSLCPCGSSKKYKKCCKIFHNGSKPKTALELMKSRYCAYVIGDAKYIIKTTHPENIEYTKDTQTWASSIKEFSQNSEFLGLSILDFKEDINVSFVTFNALIKQNAQDASFIEKSRFEKIDGMWLYHSGQIS; this is encoded by the coding sequence TTGAAAATATCTGCAAATAGTTTATGCCCTTGTGGCTCTTCAAAAAAATATAAAAAATGTTGTAAAATCTTTCACAATGGATCAAAACCAAAAACTGCTCTAGAACTTATGAAGTCAAGATATTGTGCATATGTTATAGGTGATGCTAAATATATAATTAAAACCACGCATCCCGAAAATATAGAGTATACAAAAGATACTCAAACATGGGCTTCTTCAATAAAAGAGTTTTCTCAAAATAGTGAGTTTTTAGGATTATCAATTTTAGATTTTAAAGAAGATATCAATGTATCTTTTGTAACTTTTAATGCCCTAATTAAACAAAATGCTCAAGATGCTTCTTTTATAGAAAAGAGTAGATTTGAAAAAATTGATGGTATGTGGTTATATCATAGTGGTCAAATAAGCTGA
- a CDS encoding ComEA family DNA-binding protein: MKKLLVLLMLSTSFLFAALNLQTASKQELMSIKGIGPKKADQIINYRKTNKIKSVDDLKNIKGFGPGIISNVKGNKKVSKVKQNQKAKMQEKSKAKMNNAKKTASSKKEFKSKNEKMNKNFKQKTQNKANQAKKQVNKN; encoded by the coding sequence ATGAAAAAATTATTAGTATTACTGATGTTAAGTACATCGTTTTTATTTGCTGCTTTAAATTTACAAACAGCAAGTAAGCAAGAATTAATGTCTATAAAAGGGATTGGTCCTAAAAAAGCTGACCAAATCATTAATTATAGAAAAACAAATAAGATTAAAAGTGTAGATGATCTTAAAAACATCAAAGGTTTTGGTCCAGGAATTATTTCTAATGTAAAAGGAAATAAAAAAGTTTCAAAAGTTAAGCAAAATCAAAAAGCTAAAATGCAAGAAAAAAGTAAAGCAAAAATGAATAATGCTAAAAAAACTGCTTCTTCTAAAAAAGAGTTCAAAAGTAAAAATGAAAAAATGAACAAGAACTTTAAACAAAAAACACAAAATAAAGCTAATCAAGCTAAAAAACAAGTAAACAAAAACTAA
- a CDS encoding Crp/Fnr family transcriptional regulator, whose translation MHKNEFEDFYLFNFLKEKELERLKEISIKKFFNKDEILFYKGDKPRYLHVLLSGIVKLYTHDHKDNEVIIHNLMPPSLIAEIANYEEIGFPANCAFETKAEVLLIDYEKFKEEFLLKPEISMFFIKSLTKKIKALESFISYNISSNSIEKIAKFFLDNEALLKNLKQVKIAQLLNITPETFSRKISKLKKDRIIQNEKGYIKILDYKSLSEFISK comes from the coding sequence ATGCATAAAAATGAGTTTGAAGATTTTTATCTTTTTAACTTCTTAAAAGAAAAAGAGCTTGAACGCTTAAAAGAGATTTCGATAAAAAAGTTTTTTAATAAAGATGAAATACTTTTTTATAAAGGTGATAAACCAAGATATTTACATGTTCTTTTAAGTGGAATAGTAAAACTATACACCCATGATCATAAAGACAATGAGGTTATAATTCATAACTTAATGCCTCCCTCACTAATAGCAGAGATTGCTAACTATGAAGAGATAGGATTCCCTGCTAACTGTGCTTTTGAAACAAAGGCAGAGGTTTTATTAATAGATTATGAAAAATTTAAAGAAGAGTTTTTATTGAAGCCTGAAATTTCAATGTTTTTTATTAAATCCTTAACTAAAAAAATAAAAGCTTTAGAGAGTTTTATTTCTTATAATATAAGTTCAAATAGTATTGAGAAAATTGCTAAGTTTTTCCTGGATAATGAAGCTTTATTAAAAAATCTAAAGCAAGTCAAAATTGCTCAACTTCTAAATATAACTCCTGAAACATTTTCAAGAAAAATATCAAAACTTAAAAAAGATAGAATAATTCAAAATGAAAAGGGATATATCAAAATCTTAGACTATAAGAGTTTATCTGAGTTTATTTCTAAATAG
- a CDS encoding nitrous oxide-stimulated promoter family protein, whose product MKIEKFNTEIDTLNSFFKTYCQDNHDRQEKRNLVLMYNDKIFDLELSLCSQCYMDIKYCFDRLKQCPHEEKPKCRKCSNPCYEKNQWKNTAKVMRYSAVKLKLVEVKKRVKSFFTN is encoded by the coding sequence ATGAAAATAGAAAAATTTAATACTGAAATTGACACACTAAATAGTTTTTTTAAGACTTACTGTCAAGATAACCATGATAGGCAAGAAAAAAGAAATCTTGTTTTGATGTATAATGACAAAATTTTTGATTTAGAACTTTCTTTATGTTCTCAATGCTATATGGATATAAAATACTGTTTTGATAGACTAAAACAATGTCCTCATGAAGAGAAGCCAAAATGTAGAAAATGTTCGAATCCTTGCTATGAAAAAAATCAATGGAAAAATACTGCGAAAGTTATGAGATATAGTGCTGTAAAACTAAAGCTTGTTGAAGTAAAAAAAAGAGTAAAAAGCTTTTTTACCAATTAA
- the ung gene encoding uracil-DNA glycosylase: MTWDDFFKEEEKKEYYQNLMSQVNKAYETTTVFPAKDKIFNAFTLTPLENTKVVLLGQDPYHGAGQAQGLAFSTPVEIKNPPSMRNMLKEIQEDLGKTSTCEHGDLNSWAKDGVLLINAILTVEEAKAKSHHKMGWEIFTDNLIKFISANCKDIVFILWGSSAIKKEKIIDTTTHHILKGVHPSPLSAYRGFFGCKHFSKTNEILKNLGKKEINW, from the coding sequence ATGACTTGGGATGATTTTTTTAAAGAAGAAGAAAAAAAAGAGTATTATCAAAACTTGATGAGCCAAGTTAATAAAGCTTATGAAACAACTACAGTTTTCCCAGCAAAAGATAAAATTTTTAATGCTTTTACTTTAACACCACTTGAAAATACAAAAGTTGTACTTTTAGGGCAAGATCCATATCATGGAGCAGGCCAAGCACAGGGTTTAGCCTTTTCAACGCCAGTTGAGATTAAAAATCCTCCATCAATGAGAAATATGTTAAAAGAGATACAAGAAGATTTAGGTAAGACTTCAACTTGTGAACATGGGGATTTAAATTCATGGGCAAAAGATGGTGTTTTATTAATCAATGCAATTTTAACAGTAGAAGAAGCAAAAGCTAAATCACATCATAAAATGGGATGGGAAATATTTACAGATAATCTAATCAAATTTATAAGTGCAAATTGTAAAGATATAGTGTTTATTTTATGGGGAAGTAGTGCTATAAAAAAAGAGAAGATTATAGATACTACTACACATCATATTTTAAAAGGTGTTCATCCAAGTCCACTGTCTGCATATAGAGGTTTTTTCGGATGTAAGCATTTTTCTAAAACAAATGAAATACTAAAAAACTTAGGAAAAAAAGAGATTAATTGGTAA
- a CDS encoding aldehyde dehydrogenase family protein, giving the protein MSKIEVTSPFDGSKVGEVPFSTTQEVQEAIDLAQATFLDHENALPKFKRIEILEKVMKIMSSQVDELTKLCASEGGKPWVDSQVEVNRAINGVKLAIEHLGAHEGKEIAMGHTASSVNRMAYTFKEPIGVVAAISAFNHPFNLAVHQVIPALAVGCPVIIKPATQTPMSAIRLVEILEEAGLPKGWAQAVVCDRNAGELLATSPKVNFLTFIGSGDVGWYLNSKVAKGTRVALEHGGVAPVIVEKDADIEDLIPSIGKGGFYHAGQVCVSVQRVYVHEDIVDEVANKLSEYASKLVVGNQLDEKTEVGPLINNAEVDRVESWVEEAVLKGGKILTGGSRISDSCYEPTVILNPADDALVSTKEVFGPVVCIYSYSDIEEAFDRANALEVSFQAAVFTKNIDTALKAVKRLNGTAVMVNDHTAFRVDWMPFGGAKASGLGLGGISNSMEEMTNEKLMVIKSPVL; this is encoded by the coding sequence ATGAGTAAAATTGAAGTAACATCACCATTTGATGGAAGTAAGGTAGGAGAAGTTCCTTTTTCTACAACGCAAGAAGTTCAAGAGGCTATTGATTTAGCGCAGGCAACATTTTTGGACCATGAAAATGCCTTACCTAAGTTTAAAAGAATAGAGATTTTAGAAAAAGTTATGAAGATTATGAGTTCACAAGTAGATGAATTAACTAAGCTTTGTGCAAGTGAGGGTGGTAAACCTTGGGTGGATTCACAAGTAGAAGTAAATAGAGCTATAAATGGTGTGAAACTTGCTATTGAGCATTTAGGTGCCCATGAAGGTAAAGAAATAGCTATGGGTCATACAGCAAGTAGTGTAAATAGAATGGCATATACTTTCAAAGAACCAATTGGGGTAGTTGCTGCAATTTCTGCTTTTAATCATCCTTTTAACTTAGCTGTTCATCAAGTAATACCAGCACTTGCTGTTGGTTGTCCAGTTATTATAAAACCAGCTACACAAACTCCAATGTCAGCTATTAGATTAGTTGAGATATTAGAAGAAGCAGGTCTTCCAAAAGGTTGGGCTCAAGCAGTTGTTTGTGATAGAAATGCAGGGGAGTTATTAGCAACTTCTCCAAAGGTTAATTTCTTAACATTTATAGGTTCTGGAGATGTTGGTTGGTATTTAAACTCAAAAGTAGCAAAAGGTACAAGAGTAGCACTTGAACATGGTGGAGTTGCACCAGTGATTGTAGAAAAAGATGCTGATATTGAGGATTTAATTCCTTCTATTGGTAAAGGTGGCTTCTATCACGCAGGGCAAGTTTGTGTATCTGTACAAAGAGTATATGTACATGAAGATATAGTTGATGAGGTAGCAAATAAACTAAGTGAATATGCTTCTAAACTAGTAGTTGGAAATCAACTAGATGAAAAAACAGAAGTAGGGCCTTTAATTAATAATGCTGAAGTTGATAGAGTAGAGTCTTGGGTTGAGGAGGCTGTTCTAAAAGGTGGAAAAATTTTAACAGGTGGTTCAAGAATCTCAGATTCTTGTTATGAACCAACAGTTATTTTAAACCCTGCTGATGATGCTTTAGTATCTACAAAAGAGGTCTTTGGACCTGTTGTTTGTATTTATTCATATAGTGATATTGAAGAAGCTTTTGATAGAGCAAATGCTTTAGAAGTTTCTTTCCAAGCAGCTGTATTTACAAAAAATATTGATACAGCATTAAAAGCTGTAAAAAGATTAAATGGTACTGCTGTGATGGTAAATGACCATACTGCATTTAGAGTTGACTGGATGCCATTTGGAGGAGCAAAAGCTTCAGGACTTGGTCTTGGAGGTATTTCAAACTCAATGGAAGAGATGACTAATGAAAAATTAATGGTAATTAAATCTCCTGTATTATAA
- a CDS encoding acetolactate synthase large subunit produces the protein MKASDLFVKALENEDVEYIFGIPGEENLDLLESLRQSKIKLILTRHEQAAGFMAATYGRLTGKVGVCLSTLGPGATNFATSAAYAQLGGMPILMITGQKPIKKSKQGRFQIIDIVNMMKPMTKYSKQVVNGNNIPSMVREAFKVATTERPGAALIELPEDIAEEEVEHNIYPVRDVKYPHANKDVILDAVRMIEKAKRPLLLIGAGANRNRIGNALTNFVNETGIPFFSTQMGKGVVDENHKLCLSTAALSQDDFIHCAIERADLIINVGHDVIEKPPFFMDNSEDATKVIHVNFFPSDVDDTYFPQLDILGDIASSVDSLTTAISVQDHWDFDYYKRMVKEIKTHLNKYFEDNRFPALPQRVVRVIRKVLDYEDIVTLDNGVYKIWFARNYRCSYPNTLLLDNALATMGAGLPSAMAAKMVNPDKKVVAVCGDGGFMMNSQELETAVRLKLDLTVIILNDNAYGMIKWKQTGMGFDTYGLDLDNPDFVQYAKSYGATGHRPSSCEEFEKTFEECVNGKGVHLIDLAVDYSLNHEILNELLAKKQCLI, from the coding sequence ATGAAAGCATCAGATTTATTTGTAAAAGCTTTAGAAAATGAGGATGTTGAGTATATTTTTGGAATACCAGGTGAAGAGAATTTAGATTTATTAGAGTCGTTAAGACAATCCAAAATTAAACTTATACTAACAAGACATGAACAAGCAGCAGGTTTTATGGCTGCAACATATGGAAGACTTACTGGAAAAGTTGGAGTTTGTTTATCCACTTTAGGCCCAGGAGCAACAAATTTTGCAACAAGTGCAGCTTATGCACAACTTGGTGGTATGCCAATACTTATGATTACAGGGCAAAAGCCTATTAAAAAATCAAAACAAGGTAGATTTCAAATCATAGATATTGTAAATATGATGAAACCTATGACTAAATATTCAAAACAAGTAGTAAATGGAAACAATATTCCATCTATGGTAAGAGAAGCTTTTAAAGTTGCAACAACTGAAAGACCAGGAGCTGCACTTATTGAGTTACCAGAAGATATAGCAGAAGAAGAGGTTGAACATAATATTTACCCAGTTAGGGATGTAAAGTATCCCCATGCAAATAAAGATGTAATTTTAGATGCAGTTAGGATGATTGAAAAAGCAAAAAGACCACTTCTTTTAATAGGTGCAGGAGCAAATAGAAACAGAATTGGAAATGCCCTTACAAACTTTGTAAATGAAACAGGAATACCTTTCTTCTCAACTCAAATGGGTAAGGGAGTAGTTGATGAAAATCATAAACTATGTTTAAGTACAGCAGCACTATCTCAAGATGATTTTATTCATTGTGCTATTGAAAGAGCTGATTTAATCATAAATGTAGGACATGATGTAATTGAGAAACCACCATTTTTTATGGATAATAGTGAAGATGCTACAAAAGTAATTCATGTAAACTTCTTCCCATCAGATGTAGATGATACATATTTCCCACAACTTGATATATTAGGGGATATTGCAAGTAGCGTTGATTCTTTAACAACAGCTATTTCTGTTCAAGACCATTGGGATTTTGATTATTATAAAAGAATGGTAAAAGAGATAAAAACTCATTTAAATAAATACTTTGAAGATAATAGATTTCCTGCACTTCCTCAAAGAGTTGTAAGAGTTATTAGAAAAGTTTTAGATTATGAAGATATAGTAACTTTAGATAATGGAGTTTATAAAATCTGGTTTGCAAGAAACTATAGATGTTCATACCCAAATACACTTTTACTTGATAATGCACTTGCAACTATGGGAGCGGGACTTCCATCAGCAATGGCTGCAAAGATGGTAAATCCAGATAAAAAAGTTGTAGCAGTTTGTGGAGATGGTGGATTTATGATGAACTCCCAAGAGTTAGAAACAGCAGTTAGACTAAAACTTGATTTAACTGTAATTATTCTAAATGATAATGCATATGGAATGATTAAGTGGAAACAAACAGGAATGGGCTTTGATACATACGGACTTGATTTAGATAATCCTGATTTTGTTCAGTATGCTAAATCATATGGTGCTACAGGACATAGGCCAAGTTCTTGTGAAGAGTTTGAGAAAACATTTGAAGAGTGTGTAAATGGTAAAGGTGTTCATTTAATAGATTTAGCAGTTGATTACTCTTTAAATCATGAAATTTTAAATGAACTATTAGCTAAAAAACAATGTTTAATATAA
- a CDS encoding HAD family hydrolase: protein MKNKAIIFDLDGTLIDSLEDIAICMNQVLIELNLPHHELNDYKNFVGGGIDFLVNNALADDTNEKVKEEVTNRFKVVYDQKLHAKTKPYDGIYELLEELEKRDYKIGILSNKPHEFTIAYANSLFSQFNIEEIHGQKAHIEKKPNPSAAIQIANSFETPCEEVYFVGDTQVDMQTAKNAKMKGIGVLWGFRTKEELLESGADFLVKKPLDILDIIE, encoded by the coding sequence TTGAAAAATAAAGCCATAATTTTTGACTTAGATGGAACATTGATAGATTCATTAGAAGATATTGCTATTTGTATGAATCAAGTTCTCATCGAATTAAACCTACCACATCATGAATTAAACGATTATAAAAACTTTGTAGGTGGTGGTATTGATTTTCTTGTAAACAATGCTTTAGCTGATGATACAAACGAAAAAGTAAAAGAAGAAGTTACAAATAGATTTAAAGTTGTATATGACCAAAAACTTCATGCTAAAACTAAGCCTTATGATGGAATTTATGAGCTATTAGAAGAGCTTGAAAAAAGAGATTATAAGATAGGTATTTTATCAAATAAACCACATGAATTTACTATTGCTTATGCAAACTCTTTATTCTCTCAATTTAATATTGAAGAAATTCATGGACAAAAAGCTCATATTGAAAAAAAGCCAAATCCAAGTGCAGCTATACAGATTGCAAATAGTTTTGAAACTCCTTGCGAAGAAGTATATTTTGTGGGAGATACACAAGTAGATATGCAAACTGCAAAAAATGCAAAGATGAAAGGAATAGGTGTTCTTTGGGGCTTTAGAACTAAAGAAGAATTACTTGAAAGTGGAGCTGATTTTCTAGTTAAAAAACCACTTGATATACTGGATATTATAGAATAA
- a CDS encoding MarR family winged helix-turn-helix transcriptional regulator gives MKYELHESIGFKINQTVNKINSKFSQVLQKYEIAPEQRATLEIIKYEEDVNQTKISQTLGKDKTTISRALRTLENKELIIRNKADRRTNIIKLSPKGEEILEKSQKEVKEFRESIIQNLSNEEFNTLKTLLEKVASNVECK, from the coding sequence ATGAAATATGAACTACACGAATCAATCGGATTTAAAATAAATCAAACAGTAAATAAAATAAATAGTAAGTTCTCGCAAGTTTTACAAAAGTATGAGATAGCTCCTGAACAAAGGGCTACATTAGAGATTATAAAATATGAAGAGGATGTAAACCAAACTAAGATTTCACAAACTCTAGGAAAAGATAAAACTACTATAAGTAGAGCCCTTAGAACATTGGAAAACAAAGAACTTATTATAAGAAATAAAGCTGATAGAAGAACAAATATAATAAAACTAAGCCCTAAAGGTGAAGAGATTTTAGAAAAAAGTCAAAAAGAGGTAAAAGAATTTAGAGAAAGTATAATACAAAATTTATCAAATGAAGAGTTTAATACTTTAAAAACACTACTTGAAAAAGTAGCTTCAAATGTAGAGTGCAAATAA
- a CDS encoding multidrug effflux MFS transporter produces MRKSINHIYLIILLSALSSVAPMGVDTYLPSIPQIAKYFSVSIEKIELSLSIFLIGFAIGQIFGGPISDRYGRRKGSIIGLLGFSFFSFLIIFSTNIYELWLYRFFEAFFGGIVVVNAAASVRDRFHGKEAAKVFSLMGMVRSLAPMVAPFIGAFIIHFYSWKAVFIFLTVYSLVVAFLVYKDLEESFTYVKQNVFNSFKIVLSNYDAVKYMLVLGLSFGGFFILISKSSFIYIEHYGISTDYFPLFFGINFVVLMALIRVNVSLLKSFTTKQIVKFALLVQIVSGGLFLLNHESISLVFTVVLIACYMGVMAFVFGNCLALAIEFFPKNAGVASSVIGVLQFGLGAIVSSISLSFSNHTFLPIAISITISSILAILLLRK; encoded by the coding sequence ATGAGAAAATCAATAAATCATATTTATCTTATAATTCTTTTATCTGCTCTATCATCAGTTGCTCCAATGGGAGTGGATACTTACCTTCCCTCAATTCCACAAATAGCAAAATACTTTAGTGTAAGTATTGAAAAAATTGAGCTTTCTTTATCTATTTTTCTTATAGGTTTTGCGATAGGTCAAATTTTTGGAGGACCTATTTCGGATAGATATGGGAGAAGAAAAGGCTCAATAATCGGACTTCTAGGCTTTAGTTTCTTTAGTTTTCTAATAATCTTTTCTACAAATATTTATGAACTATGGTTATATAGATTCTTTGAAGCCTTTTTTGGAGGAATAGTTGTAGTAAACGCAGCAGCAAGTGTAAGAGATAGATTTCATGGGAAAGAAGCTGCTAAAGTATTTTCACTAATGGGAATGGTAAGAAGCCTTGCACCGATGGTTGCTCCTTTTATTGGTGCATTTATTATTCACTTTTATAGTTGGAAAGCTGTGTTTATATTTTTAACTGTTTACTCACTTGTAGTTGCTTTTTTAGTTTATAAGGATTTAGAAGAGAGTTTTACTTATGTAAAACAAAATGTATTTAACTCTTTTAAAATTGTACTAAGTAATTATGATGCTGTAAAATATATGTTAGTTCTTGGTCTGTCTTTTGGAGGTTTTTTTATACTTATTTCAAAGAGTTCTTTTATTTATATAGAGCATTATGGAATTTCAACTGATTATTTTCCTTTGTTTTTTGGAATAAACTTTGTAGTTTTAATGGCACTTATTAGAGTAAATGTCTCTTTACTTAAAAGCTTTACTACAAAACAAATAGTTAAGTTTGCCCTACTTGTACAAATAGTTTCAGGAGGTTTATTTTTACTGAATCACGAGTCTATTTCACTTGTGTTTACAGTTGTTTTAATAGCTTGTTATATGGGTGTGATGGCTTTTGTTTTTGGTAATTGTTTAGCTTTAGCTATTGAATTTTTTCCTAAAAATGCTGGGGTTGCTTCAAGTGTTATTGGGGTTTTACAGTTTGGATTAGGAGCGATTGTTTCATCAATTTCTCTAAGTTTTTCAAATCATACTTTCTTGCCAATTGCAATAAGTATAACTATCTCTTCAATTTTAGCTATTTTGCTTTTAAGAAAGTAA
- a CDS encoding bacteriohemerythrin — protein MDFEIDAEELIWKSEYNIGNLQIDKEHQQLFNIARKAFNVNKLQDEKTKLQELKSIITELFEYVGQHFNDEQKLMERIKYPHLKDHKKLHVQMIDMLKKIIKDFNTLEIAQIEKRLFLFIDDYFVKHIILEDKKIQLWQTPLDELRKNFGWKHVYSVNNSKIDQEHKQLFDIAKEAFKTVDDKDRNKKIKSILVELYDYMKTHFSDEETYMQEVNYPELQNHKKIHKGIISELNSFVKELPNLKPEVFEKELAIIIDLTLVQHIIQEDRKIIRWQQSKS, from the coding sequence ATGGACTTTGAAATAGATGCAGAAGAACTAATATGGAAAAGTGAATATAACATTGGCAATTTACAAATAGATAAAGAACATCAACAACTTTTTAATATTGCAAGAAAAGCATTTAATGTAAATAAACTACAAGATGAAAAAACAAAACTACAAGAGTTAAAATCTATAATAACTGAGTTATTTGAATATGTGGGTCAACACTTTAATGATGAACAAAAACTTATGGAAAGAATTAAATATCCACATCTAAAAGATCACAAAAAACTTCATGTACAAATGATTGATATGTTAAAGAAAATCATAAAAGATTTTAACACTCTTGAAATAGCACAAATTGAAAAGAGACTTTTTTTATTTATAGATGATTATTTTGTAAAACATATTATTTTAGAAGATAAAAAAATCCAACTTTGGCAAACCCCTTTAGATGAACTAAGAAAAAATTTTGGATGGAAGCATGTTTATAGTGTAAACAACTCAAAAATAGATCAAGAGCATAAACAACTCTTTGATATTGCAAAAGAAGCCTTTAAAACAGTGGATGATAAGGATAGAAATAAAAAAATCAAATCTATATTAGTTGAACTTTATGATTATATGAAAACTCACTTTAGCGATGAAGAAACATATATGCAAGAAGTAAACTATCCAGAACTGCAAAATCATAAGAAAATTCATAAAGGAATAATTAGTGAGTTAAATAGTTTTGTAAAAGAGCTTCCTAATTTAAAACCTGAAGTCTTTGAAAAAGAGCTTGCAATTATAATTGACTTAACACTTGTCCAACATATAATTCAAGAAGATAGAAAAATCATAAGATGGCAACAAAGCAAAAGTTAA
- a CDS encoding rhodanese-like domain-containing protein, whose amino-acid sequence MKLKSLLLMSFLSISSIFAQDFISYKQLTSKLINEDKKAGNYASDEDVKKALKAKDWLVVDVRTKEEWSSAHIKGSARVGRQAPEKALELFVYDMDDNFVKKNLIVVCNTAKRASLEAQTFRKMGFKEVKIYDIYSWIDNCNPVATGYSSKKHKTGTKNKFGFYYAEHCKK is encoded by the coding sequence ATGAAACTAAAATCACTTTTATTAATGTCATTCTTAAGTATAAGTTCTATTTTTGCTCAAGATTTTATCAGTTACAAGCAGTTAACAAGTAAGCTTATAAATGAAGACAAAAAAGCTGGAAACTATGCTAGTGATGAAGATGTAAAGAAAGCTCTAAAAGCAAAAGATTGGCTAGTTGTAGATGTAAGAACAAAAGAAGAATGGTCATCAGCACATATAAAAGGAAGTGCTAGAGTTGGAAGACAAGCCCCTGAAAAAGCCTTAGAACTTTTCGTATATGATATGGATGATAACTTTGTAAAGAAAAATCTGATTGTTGTTTGCAATACTGCAAAAAGAGCTTCACTTGAAGCACAAACTTTTAGAAAAATGGGCTTTAAAGAAGTAAAAATTTATGATATTTATTCATGGATTGATAATTGTAATCCTGTTGCAACTGGATATTCATCAAAAAAACATAAGACTGGTACAAAAAATAAGTTTGGATTTTACTACGCAGAACACTGTAAGAAATAG